Proteins co-encoded in one Crateriforma spongiae genomic window:
- a CDS encoding carboxylesterase family protein encodes MNRLWFFVLPVVLGGTTAFYPTFVAAEQLVLLRNGMELRGNYIEIPTIDKNAFSRGGTTGGGALTIAMIDDGLKRTYVHRRGMVVRVNQIDPRGQAIEIWQPKHGSGTPVGGLGRIYGVSPLNAYGRREIFIRGPKGDTEAVLQGITELTPRYASLEALTGRPSYKWDMRVATSTIGSDSLRRLFGSIFDQQSREERLKAVRFFISTERYADAKEELQRIKKDFPDANDGLDLDASITEMSEQIAMQYLQEAQTRLDAGQPQLASDILNRIPVAELSRERRLQVSDAKAAMTSQQQRVDEVRERLIEQVAKLPQHSADALQPWLDELARDFNPATLDRLSDYLRLGELDNLPLESRVALAVSGWIMGGGSGEQNLKVATSLIEVRDLVVEYLGESTAQRRTEILDRINRLEGGQPEYIARMLPLIRPALTYPDRSLVEDRVGLIAWPPQQQTDAPENDSDPVTTDFQYEVQLPPEYDPRRSYPCIVALHPAGGSPRQQIIWWAGQYNEGLQQRVGLGSRHGFVVVAPQWNRPGQRSYEYTATEHHRVLSALRHAMRRVSIDSDRVFIAGHGHGGTAAWDIAVSHPDHWAGLIAISGEPDKTILHYDKNSRYIPKYFVIGEIDGSPPPLARNGAIYDDYLKPNDDSVVVEYRGRGNEHFFEESPDLFQWMQLSSHRRPAIPRDLELATMRPTDNYFWWLELNQMNDAVLVDPVLWENVRRAGSIDSKVNEGNQIRVKGPAKEFRIGLTPDMGIDLAEPIIIRYGTNSRASFDYDGGVQTMLDDVRSRADRRRPFWMFIQIP; translated from the coding sequence ATGAATCGGCTCTGGTTCTTTGTTTTGCCTGTCGTCCTTGGCGGTACCACCGCGTTTTACCCCACATTTGTGGCTGCGGAACAATTGGTCCTGCTGCGCAATGGCATGGAACTGCGTGGCAACTACATCGAAATCCCTACGATCGACAAAAACGCGTTTTCGCGTGGCGGGACCACCGGCGGCGGTGCGCTGACGATCGCCATGATCGACGACGGATTGAAACGAACTTACGTGCATCGACGCGGCATGGTCGTTCGCGTCAATCAGATCGATCCACGGGGTCAAGCCATCGAGATCTGGCAGCCTAAACACGGCAGCGGGACTCCCGTCGGTGGTTTGGGTCGCATCTATGGCGTCAGCCCGCTGAACGCCTATGGACGCCGCGAGATTTTTATCCGCGGCCCCAAGGGCGATACCGAAGCCGTGCTGCAAGGCATCACTGAACTGACGCCGCGTTACGCCAGCCTAGAAGCATTGACCGGTCGACCGTCCTACAAGTGGGACATGCGAGTGGCGACGTCGACCATCGGCAGCGATTCACTGCGACGCTTGTTCGGTTCCATCTTTGACCAACAGAGTCGCGAAGAACGCTTGAAGGCGGTTCGTTTTTTCATCTCCACCGAGCGTTACGCCGACGCCAAAGAAGAACTTCAGCGGATCAAGAAAGACTTTCCCGACGCGAATGACGGTTTGGATCTTGATGCCAGCATCACTGAGATGTCCGAACAAATCGCGATGCAGTATTTGCAGGAAGCACAGACGCGGTTGGATGCCGGCCAACCTCAACTGGCTTCTGACATTTTGAACCGAATCCCCGTCGCCGAACTAAGCCGTGAACGTCGGCTGCAGGTGTCCGATGCAAAGGCGGCCATGACATCGCAGCAGCAGCGTGTCGATGAAGTGCGCGAGCGTTTGATCGAGCAAGTCGCCAAGTTGCCACAGCATTCCGCCGACGCACTTCAGCCTTGGCTGGATGAATTGGCCCGGGACTTTAACCCGGCAACGCTGGATCGACTAAGCGACTATCTGCGCCTGGGTGAACTGGACAACTTACCGCTTGAAAGCCGGGTCGCTCTTGCGGTCAGCGGCTGGATCATGGGCGGTGGTTCGGGAGAGCAAAACCTGAAGGTCGCCACTTCACTGATCGAAGTCCGCGATCTGGTCGTGGAGTACTTGGGTGAATCAACCGCCCAGCGACGCACGGAAATCCTGGATCGCATCAATCGCTTGGAAGGTGGCCAACCTGAATACATCGCTCGGATGCTGCCGCTGATTCGACCGGCACTGACGTATCCGGATCGATCCCTCGTCGAAGACCGTGTCGGTTTGATCGCGTGGCCACCACAACAACAAACGGATGCACCGGAGAACGATTCTGATCCGGTGACCACCGATTTTCAGTACGAAGTCCAGCTGCCACCGGAATACGATCCCCGACGTTCTTATCCTTGCATCGTTGCCTTACATCCAGCCGGTGGAAGCCCGAGACAACAGATCATTTGGTGGGCAGGCCAGTACAACGAAGGACTGCAACAGCGTGTCGGATTGGGATCCCGTCACGGCTTCGTTGTGGTCGCCCCGCAATGGAATCGACCAGGTCAACGCAGTTATGAATACACCGCGACCGAACACCATCGCGTGCTGTCGGCGTTGCGTCACGCGATGCGTCGCGTGTCGATCGATTCGGATCGCGTCTTCATTGCCGGCCACGGGCACGGGGGCACCGCCGCGTGGGACATCGCGGTGTCGCATCCGGATCACTGGGCTGGATTGATCGCCATCAGCGGTGAACCGGACAAGACGATCCTGCACTATGACAAGAATTCGCGTTACATCCCCAAGTACTTTGTGATCGGGGAAATCGACGGCAGCCCGCCTCCCCTGGCACGTAACGGTGCCATTTATGACGACTACTTGAAACCCAACGATGATTCAGTCGTGGTCGAATACCGTGGCCGCGGCAACGAGCACTTCTTCGAAGAATCGCCCGACTTGTTTCAATGGATGCAGTTGTCTTCGCATCGCCGCCCCGCCATTCCGCGTGACTTGGAACTGGCCACCATGCGACCGACCGACAATTATTTTTGGTGGCTGGAATTGAACCAGATGAACGATGCGGTTTTGGTTGATCCGGTGCTATGGGAGAACGTTCGCCGCGCCGGTTCCATCGATTCCAAGGTCAATGAAGGGAACCAGATCCGCGTTAAAGGACCAGCCAAAGAGTTTCGAATCGGTTTGACCCCCGACATGGGAATCGACTTGGCCGAACCGATCATCATCCGCTACGGCACCAACAGCCGTGCGTCGTTCGATTATGACGGCGGTGTGCAAACCATGCTGGATGATGTCCGCAGTCGTGCGGATCGACGTCGCCCATTTTGGATGTTCATTCAGATTCCTTGA
- a CDS encoding TIM barrel protein has product MSPPSLSETNKVTDPTFRQSIMGWCFKPMDALTLARHAKRIGYSALEGIDRSAYPEVRKMGLEISLVSSHGFRQGPVNPENHAMVEAKLVEAIDVAVQNGAPNVITFTGMREKGIQDETATANCLRCWKRVLPYAESKGITLVLEHLNSVDDSHPMKGHPGYFGDDVHRCVDMVRSMDSRNFRLLFDIYHVQVMHGDLIRHIRLYHDFVGHYHTAGNPGRGELDETQEINYPAVITEIRRTGFDGFLAQEFIPTAENPMASLKHAFQICQG; this is encoded by the coding sequence TTGTCTCCACCTTCCCTTTCGGAGACCAACAAAGTGACCGACCCGACGTTCCGACAATCCATCATGGGCTGGTGCTTCAAACCCATGGACGCGTTGACTCTGGCGCGACATGCCAAACGCATCGGCTACTCCGCGCTCGAAGGAATCGACCGGTCGGCTTATCCGGAAGTCCGAAAAATGGGCCTCGAGATCAGCCTGGTCAGCAGCCACGGATTTCGTCAGGGGCCCGTGAACCCCGAGAATCACGCCATGGTCGAGGCCAAATTGGTGGAAGCGATCGACGTGGCAGTCCAAAACGGGGCCCCCAATGTCATCACGTTCACTGGAATGCGGGAAAAGGGCATTCAGGATGAAACCGCTACCGCCAACTGTTTGCGGTGTTGGAAAAGGGTGCTCCCTTACGCCGAAAGCAAGGGGATCACTTTGGTCCTGGAACACCTGAACAGCGTCGACGACAGCCATCCCATGAAGGGTCACCCCGGGTATTTTGGCGACGACGTCCACCGCTGCGTCGACATGGTCAGGTCGATGGATTCCCGGAACTTTCGACTACTTTTCGACATCTATCATGTACAGGTCATGCACGGAGACCTGATCCGTCACATTCGCCTTTATCACGACTTTGTGGGGCATTATCACACGGCAGGAAATCCAGGACGCGGCGAACTGGACGAGACTCAAGAAATCAACTATCCCGCAGTGATAACAGAGATACGGCGGACCGGATTTGACGGATTCTTGGCCCAAGAATTTATCCCCACCGCCGAAAACCCCATGGCGTCGCTGAAACACGCTTTCCAGATTTGCCAGGGATGA
- the gcvH gene encoding glycine cleavage system protein GcvH: protein MARDTSKLRYAETHEWVDAGDDGVATIGISAFAIEQLNDLVYMDLPEVGKDVAVGDEIGEVESVKAVSPLYSPVSGQVVEVHTELPDNLDNLKEDPYEFGWIIKIKMTDASEVEKLMDHAAYEKQCSEAG from the coding sequence ATGGCCCGTGACACATCCAAACTTCGCTACGCGGAAACTCATGAGTGGGTCGATGCAGGCGATGACGGCGTCGCAACGATCGGCATCTCCGCCTTCGCGATTGAACAGTTGAACGACTTGGTCTACATGGACCTGCCCGAAGTCGGAAAAGATGTCGCCGTGGGAGACGAAATCGGTGAAGTCGAATCTGTCAAAGCGGTCAGCCCTTTGTACAGCCCGGTATCCGGACAGGTGGTCGAAGTCCACACCGAGTTGCCGGACAACTTGGACAACCTGAAAGAAGACCCCTACGAATTCGGATGGATCATCAAAATCAAGATGACCGATGCGTCGGAAGTCGAAAAATTGATGGACCATGCGGCCTATGAAAAACAGTGCAGCGAAGCGGGCTGA
- a CDS encoding RNA polymerase sigma factor, translated as MSTAETNAALARRACSDRAALSQLLVRHQSVVFQACFRWLQHRQDAEDVTQETFARAAKYIDRFDPDKPFGPWLLSIATNRCRTWLSKQSRQPAMSALADANCPVGQPDTVLLREELHLALRQLPVKQREAFELFHEHGIGYDEIARRLRCPTGTAKTWVHRARRAMMQHLRNRDVTPAIRPDEPVTPAVAPTPSFVSEARS; from the coding sequence GTGTCGACAGCCGAAACCAACGCGGCTCTGGCACGTCGCGCGTGTTCCGATCGGGCCGCGCTGTCACAATTGCTGGTGCGTCATCAATCGGTCGTCTTCCAAGCTTGTTTTCGCTGGCTTCAACATCGCCAAGATGCCGAAGACGTGACACAGGAAACGTTCGCACGCGCGGCGAAGTACATCGATCGTTTCGATCCCGACAAGCCCTTTGGCCCGTGGCTTTTATCGATTGCGACCAACCGCTGTCGAACTTGGCTGTCCAAACAATCGCGCCAACCGGCCATGTCGGCGTTGGCGGACGCCAATTGCCCGGTGGGCCAGCCGGACACGGTCTTGCTTCGCGAAGAATTGCACCTCGCGCTGCGGCAGTTACCCGTCAAGCAGCGTGAGGCCTTCGAATTGTTTCATGAACATGGCATCGGTTACGACGAAATTGCCAGGCGACTGCGTTGCCCAACCGGGACCGCCAAGACCTGGGTTCACCGTGCACGCCGTGCCATGATGCAGCACCTGCGGAACCGTGATGTCACGCCGGCAATTCGCCCCGACGAACCGGTAACGCCAGCGGTTGCCCCGACGCCGTCCTTCGTTTCGGAGGCCCGATCATGA
- the gcvT gene encoding glycine cleavage system aminomethyltransferase GcvT: protein MNLAPATTPLDSWHRQAGGKMVDFAGYALPVQYAGGGIVAEHQACRTAAALFDVSHMGRLRFDGVGSEALLDHLLTRRVSDMPVGRVRYGLLCNAEGGVLDDVLVSHLETPSGQRYHLMVVNASNRQKIWKWIQPHLDDFPGVTLTDRTELTAMIAVQGPKAIELCDRLFKVPPSRLKYYRATITEQFQKPAIVSRTGYTGEDGFELIVRAEDAPRVWENLLLAGRDHGVIAAGLGARDTLRLEAGMPLYGHELTEQIDPLSAGLSFACNLKDRSFIGDEALRQIADAGPPKVRIGLLPEGKRPAREGCDVVSADGQVIGRVTSGAPSPTLGRPIAMASIDAAQADNQRFEIDIRGKRVAAIRTALPFYKR from the coding sequence ATGAATTTGGCCCCGGCCACCACGCCGTTAGATTCCTGGCACCGCCAAGCCGGTGGGAAAATGGTCGACTTTGCCGGCTACGCGCTGCCCGTGCAATACGCCGGTGGCGGAATCGTCGCCGAGCATCAAGCATGCCGCACAGCGGCGGCACTCTTTGACGTCTCGCACATGGGACGCCTGCGGTTTGATGGCGTGGGCAGCGAAGCGTTGCTGGATCACTTGCTGACACGCCGCGTCAGCGACATGCCGGTCGGCCGGGTGCGATACGGATTGCTCTGTAATGCCGAAGGCGGCGTGTTGGACGATGTACTGGTTTCACACCTGGAAACACCGTCCGGCCAGCGTTACCACCTGATGGTGGTCAACGCCAGCAATCGCCAAAAGATTTGGAAATGGATCCAACCTCACTTGGACGATTTCCCCGGCGTCACGCTGACCGACCGGACGGAATTGACCGCGATGATCGCTGTCCAAGGGCCCAAAGCCATCGAACTTTGCGATCGACTGTTCAAGGTGCCGCCGTCGCGTCTGAAATATTACCGCGCTACGATCACCGAACAGTTTCAGAAACCTGCGATCGTCAGCCGAACGGGTTACACCGGCGAAGACGGATTCGAATTGATCGTGCGTGCCGAAGACGCACCGCGTGTTTGGGAAAACTTGTTGTTGGCCGGACGCGACCACGGTGTGATTGCGGCGGGTTTGGGCGCACGCGATACGCTGCGTTTGGAAGCCGGCATGCCACTGTACGGTCACGAATTGACCGAACAGATTGACCCACTGTCGGCCGGACTTTCGTTCGCCTGCAACCTGAAGGACCGATCTTTCATCGGCGACGAAGCGCTGCGTCAGATTGCCGATGCCGGTCCCCCAAAGGTGCGAATCGGATTGTTGCCCGAAGGAAAACGTCCGGCCCGCGAAGGTTGTGACGTCGTATCGGCCGACGGCCAAGTGATCGGACGCGTCACCAGCGGTGCCCCATCGCCGACTTTGGGACGACCGATCGCGATGGCCAGCATCGACGCGGCACAAGCCGACAACCAGCGATTCGAAATCGACATCCGCGGCAAACGCGTCGCAGCGATTCGGACCGCCCTGCCCTTCTACAAACGCTGA
- a CDS encoding lipoate--protein ligase family protein, with protein sequence MAVVKPFSLRLFQPSEFDGPTNMAIDQALLESVASGAPGCLRFYTWKRPTLSLGYFQASAGRQDHAHSRNIDLVRRSSGGGAIVHHRELTYSLVVPQPRQQTATRTDLYEIMHGTVTDMLHSDGISAVRWASVSKPSVVPPPADGSTPPPFLCFQRRTDEDLLVAGYKVLGSAQRRSGDAVLQHGSLLLSVSPYAPELPGIAELSGARLTATEVAARWCTTLAENRHWRFQEAELPASVVDRAAIIRAQRFDEPSWTHRR encoded by the coding sequence ATGGCGGTCGTGAAACCTTTCTCGCTGCGATTGTTTCAACCCAGCGAATTTGACGGCCCGACCAACATGGCCATCGATCAGGCGCTGTTGGAATCGGTCGCATCGGGTGCCCCCGGATGCCTTCGTTTCTACACCTGGAAACGTCCGACACTGTCTCTGGGATACTTTCAGGCGTCGGCTGGTCGTCAGGATCACGCACACAGTCGAAACATCGACTTGGTACGTCGCAGCAGCGGCGGCGGCGCGATCGTCCATCATCGGGAATTGACGTACAGCCTGGTCGTCCCGCAACCTCGTCAGCAAACGGCCACGCGAACCGATCTGTATGAAATCATGCACGGCACCGTGACCGACATGCTTCACAGTGACGGCATCTCCGCGGTCCGCTGGGCAAGCGTTTCCAAGCCATCCGTGGTGCCGCCGCCGGCGGACGGGTCAACACCGCCGCCTTTCCTTTGTTTCCAGCGACGCACCGACGAAGACCTGCTGGTGGCCGGCTACAAAGTGCTGGGAAGCGCCCAACGTCGCAGCGGTGACGCGGTCTTACAACACGGCAGTCTGCTGCTGTCGGTCAGCCCATACGCCCCGGAATTGCCGGGGATTGCCGAGCTGTCGGGGGCCCGGCTGACAGCAACGGAGGTCGCGGCTCGGTGGTGCACTACGCTCGCCGAAAATCGGCATTGGCGGTTCCAAGAAGCCGAATTGCCCGCGTCGGTAGTTGACCGAGCCGCAATCATCCGAGCCCAGAGATTCGACGAGCCTTCTTGGACACACCGCCGCTGA
- the gcvPB gene encoding aminomethyl-transferring glycine dehydrogenase subunit GcvPB, with the protein MRNQQATNLLFELSRPGRRAHRLDDLDIDSPDVEHLIPDEHRADQPPPLPELAEGDVVRHFVGLSTLNMSVDTHFYPLGSCTMKYNPKRNERLASLPGILDVHPMQSEGTTQGLLALLYDLQHMLAEISGLPGVSLQPAAGAHGELTALLVAAAYFRDSGEDRRIVLTADSAHGTNPASAQMAGFKTKAVKSNADGLVDMDDLRAKLDDQTAVFMLTNPNTLGLFDSQIKEITDLVHQAGALIYLDGANMNAILGITRPGDFGADLMHFNPHKTFSGPHGGGGPGAGPICVRDFLAPYLPSPIVDKDDRGTYRLRRPDNSIGRVRSFFGNVGVLVRAYLYIRTYGGEGLRRVSEDALLGANYLLSKVKHIMDVPHGERCMHEFVASATKLKKQHGLSAMDLAKRILDYGFHAPTVYFPLVVDEAVMIEPTETESKETLDAFAEALFRITEEAGDLVHEAPHTTRISRPDDVTAARRPVLRWQPKSETD; encoded by the coding sequence ATGCGAAACCAACAAGCCACCAATCTGCTGTTTGAATTAAGCCGTCCCGGACGCCGTGCCCATCGGTTGGACGACCTGGACATTGATTCGCCAGACGTCGAACACTTGATTCCTGATGAACACCGGGCCGATCAACCACCACCGTTGCCGGAGCTGGCCGAGGGCGATGTCGTCCGTCACTTCGTCGGTTTATCGACGCTGAACATGAGCGTGGATACCCATTTTTATCCGCTGGGTTCCTGCACGATGAAGTACAACCCCAAGCGGAACGAACGCCTGGCATCGCTGCCCGGCATCCTTGATGTGCACCCGATGCAATCCGAAGGCACCACGCAAGGTTTGCTGGCGTTGTTGTATGACCTGCAACACATGCTGGCGGAAATCAGCGGTCTGCCTGGTGTGTCGTTGCAACCGGCCGCCGGTGCGCACGGTGAACTAACTGCGTTGTTGGTGGCGGCTGCCTATTTCCGTGACTCCGGTGAAGACCGCCGAATCGTGTTGACGGCCGATTCGGCACACGGCACCAACCCGGCCAGCGCCCAGATGGCCGGGTTCAAAACCAAGGCGGTCAAAAGCAATGCCGACGGTTTGGTCGACATGGACGATTTACGTGCCAAGTTGGATGACCAAACGGCCGTCTTCATGTTGACCAACCCCAACACCTTGGGCTTGTTTGATTCACAGATCAAGGAAATCACCGACTTGGTGCACCAGGCAGGAGCCCTGATCTATTTGGACGGCGCCAACATGAATGCCATCCTGGGCATCACGCGGCCTGGTGATTTTGGTGCCGACCTGATGCACTTCAATCCACACAAGACGTTCTCCGGACCGCACGGTGGTGGCGGCCCGGGTGCCGGTCCGATCTGTGTTCGTGATTTCCTGGCGCCGTACCTGCCATCACCGATCGTGGATAAAGACGATCGGGGAACCTACCGATTGCGACGCCCCGACAACAGCATCGGTCGTGTCCGCAGCTTTTTTGGCAATGTCGGGGTTTTGGTGCGAGCTTACCTTTACATCCGGACCTACGGTGGCGAAGGACTTCGTCGCGTCAGCGAAGACGCACTACTGGGTGCAAATTATTTGCTAAGCAAAGTCAAGCACATCATGGATGTTCCACACGGCGAACGCTGCATGCACGAATTCGTCGCATCGGCGACCAAGCTGAAGAAACAACACGGATTGTCGGCGATGGACTTGGCCAAGCGAATTCTGGACTACGGATTTCATGCCCCCACCGTCTATTTCCCACTGGTCGTCGATGAAGCCGTGATGATCGAACCGACCGAGACGGAAAGCAAAGAAACGTTGGACGCTTTTGCCGAAGCACTGTTCCGAATCACCGAGGAAGCCGGCGACTTGGTTCACGAAGCGCCTCATACGACTCGTATCAGCCGACCGGATGACGTTACCGCCGCGCGGCGTCCCGTGCTGCGATGGCAACCAAAGTCCGAAACCGATTGA
- a CDS encoding FHA domain-containing protein has product MLVKLKVCTGSHEGKEIAVASEKFLVGRSESCQLRPKSESVSRKHCILVLRNGRVLLQDLKSRNGTFVNDKRLPPDKAKVLKPGDRLRIGKLEFEILIEHGLNAAKKPEVKNVGDAAERVVQSGAEESRFEDIDVSSWLDEADQIDRVRQLADPETRQFHIDAPESVDAEHGTNSDSDSGELSVEESEKPKRPSKQKPGKLPDDKRRNLTENSRDAADDALKRFFTGR; this is encoded by the coding sequence ATGCTGGTCAAGCTGAAAGTCTGCACGGGAAGTCACGAAGGAAAAGAGATCGCGGTCGCGTCCGAAAAGTTCTTGGTCGGACGCAGCGAATCTTGCCAACTTCGCCCCAAGAGCGAATCGGTCAGCCGCAAGCATTGCATCTTGGTGTTACGAAACGGTCGCGTCCTGCTGCAGGACCTGAAAAGCCGCAACGGAACTTTCGTCAACGACAAACGCTTGCCACCGGACAAGGCCAAGGTCTTGAAACCCGGTGATCGTTTGCGAATCGGCAAGCTAGAATTTGAAATTCTGATCGAACACGGTCTCAATGCCGCCAAGAAGCCCGAAGTCAAAAACGTGGGCGATGCCGCCGAACGCGTGGTGCAATCCGGTGCCGAGGAAAGCCGCTTCGAAGATATCGACGTCAGCAGTTGGCTAGACGAAGCCGACCAAATTGATCGCGTGCGTCAGTTGGCGGATCCAGAAACCCGGCAGTTTCATATCGATGCACCGGAGTCGGTGGACGCGGAACACGGCACCAACAGCGACAGTGACAGCGGCGAATTGTCCGTCGAAGAATCAGAAAAGCCCAAGCGCCCATCAAAGCAAAAGCCGGGCAAGTTGCCGGACGATAAGCGACGCAACTTGACGGAAAACTCACGCGACGCTGCCGACGACGCGTTGAAACGTTTCTTCACCGGACGCTGA
- the gcvPA gene encoding aminomethyl-transferring glycine dehydrogenase subunit GcvPA — translation MAYLFHTDADRAQMLASIGADSVQQIIDQQVPQDVQLQRPLDLGDAAGELTLESEMRRLAAQNSSASSHACFLGCGAYDHFIPAAVDEIASRGEYYTSYTPYQAEVSQGNLQVMFEYETLITQITGLAVSNASLYDGGSAATEGVLMALASVRNREKVITSEAVHPEYRDILEAYLQNIGATLVTVPVGDNGDSSAIISAIDEQTACVLIQHPNFLGRLEDVTAIADAAHAKGALLVQSFDPISTGLLKRPGDLGADIAVAEGQCLGNPLQYGGPYLGIMACREDLVRRLPGRIAGQTTDRRGNRCWVLTLQTREQHIRREKATSNICSNQTLLALRATVYLSLLGPEGLRETASHCLRKADYAKRRITASDRFDIVHDGPVFKEFVVRDRSDDVDGLLRHAESQGILAGVALGQFDPSMNDCFLVAVTEKRSRDDIDRLAAVLADAPCRSAVASA, via the coding sequence ATGGCCTATCTATTTCACACCGACGCCGACCGTGCACAGATGTTGGCATCGATCGGCGCCGATTCGGTCCAGCAGATCATCGACCAACAAGTTCCCCAAGATGTCCAATTGCAGCGGCCGCTGGACTTGGGCGATGCGGCTGGTGAACTAACGCTTGAATCGGAGATGCGTCGGCTTGCCGCCCAAAACTCGTCGGCATCCAGCCATGCATGCTTCTTGGGTTGTGGCGCCTACGATCATTTCATTCCCGCAGCGGTCGATGAAATCGCTTCCCGCGGCGAATACTACACGTCGTACACGCCGTATCAGGCCGAGGTCAGCCAGGGCAACCTGCAGGTGATGTTCGAATACGAAACGTTGATCACCCAAATCACCGGATTAGCCGTCAGCAACGCCAGTCTGTATGACGGTGGTTCGGCGGCCACCGAAGGCGTCCTGATGGCGTTGGCTTCGGTTCGCAACCGTGAAAAGGTCATCACCAGCGAAGCCGTCCACCCGGAATACCGCGATATCCTGGAAGCCTATCTGCAAAACATCGGCGCCACTTTGGTCACGGTTCCCGTTGGTGACAACGGGGATTCGTCAGCGATCATTTCGGCCATCGATGAACAAACCGCCTGCGTGCTGATCCAGCACCCCAATTTCTTGGGGCGACTGGAAGATGTCACCGCCATCGCCGATGCGGCACATGCAAAGGGCGCGTTGCTGGTTCAATCGTTCGATCCGATCAGCACCGGATTGCTGAAGCGCCCCGGTGACTTGGGAGCCGACATCGCGGTGGCGGAAGGCCAATGCCTGGGCAACCCATTGCAATACGGCGGTCCTTACCTGGGCATCATGGCGTGCCGAGAAGATTTGGTACGACGTCTGCCGGGGCGAATCGCCGGGCAAACCACCGACCGCCGCGGAAATCGCTGCTGGGTCCTGACGTTGCAAACGCGAGAACAACACATTCGTCGCGAAAAAGCGACCAGCAATATCTGCAGCAACCAAACATTGTTGGCCTTGCGGGCGACCGTCTACCTTAGCTTGCTGGGCCCTGAAGGCTTACGCGAAACCGCGTCACACTGTCTGCGGAAAGCTGATTACGCAAAACGACGAATCACCGCGTCGGACCGATTCGACATCGTCCACGACGGACCGGTGTTCAAGGAGTTTGTGGTCCGCGACCGATCCGATGATGTCGACGGTTTGCTACGGCACGCCGAATCTCAGGGCATTCTGGCCGGCGTTGCCTTGGGCCAATTCGACCCGTCCATGAATGATTGCTTTCTCGTGGCGGTGACGGAAAAACGCAGCCGCGATGACATCGACCGGCTGGCCGCTGTTCTCGCCGACGCGCCGTGCCGTTCGGCTGTGGCATCCGCCTAA